Proteins from one Drosophila gunungcola strain Sukarami chromosome 2R unlocalized genomic scaffold, Dgunungcola_SK_2 000012F, whole genome shotgun sequence genomic window:
- the LOC128255844 gene encoding uncharacterized protein LOC128255844 encodes MLSRVCCMRLNTYGVVVGWLGAILSFLATILLAVGLGFVDEIAQQIVDADKNPDVTVSQVRSVLIILFSVYLALKVINCLASAMLVVGTVKERHLLLLPWLINNGVLLVTGIIGHITLWAELIESSTPFMSALPVVLLSVSMLVLAWYLYYGIYSLFKQIQASSEIQRPLIPPPTQQANSYPSYTKI; translated from the exons ATGTTGAGCAGGGTTTGTTGCATGCGGCTGAACACCTACGGTGTCGTCGTCGGATGGCTGGGCGCTATACTCTCCTTCTTGGCCACGATCCTTTTGGCAGTGGGCCTGGGATTCGTTGATGAAATTGCGCAGCAGATCGTCGACGCCGACAAAAATCCTGATGTAACTGTCAGCCAGGTTCGCTCCG TGCTCATCATACTCTTTAGCGTTTACCTGGCCCTGAAGGTGATCAATTGTTTGGCATCGGCTATGTTGGTTGTGGGAACCGTTAAG GAACGCCATCTGCTTTTGCTTCCTTGGCTGATCAACAACGGAGTGCTCCTGGTCACTGGAATCATCGGCCATATTACTCTGTGGGCGGAGCTTATCGAATCCTCGACGCCATTCATGAGCGCCCTGCCGGTCGTCTTGCTCTCTGTGTCCATGCTCG TGCTCGCCTGGTATCTCTACTACGGCATCTACTCGCTCTTCAAGCAGATCCAAGCCTCCAGTGAGATCCAGCGCCCTCTGATCCCGCCGCCAACCCAGCAGGCCAACTCCTATCCCAGTTATACCAAGATATAG
- the LOC128255739 gene encoding uncharacterized protein LOC128255739 isoform X2, with protein MSHLLMRRRILLMVLLFAAPLRNAPLGGAQVALETSTTTDRDSQIPPEWQRDWDLGPDWDLNWNGLRDSMAPPTSRASDDLYPVDSGSPEPKSSGAEMDNQFGDNHLAPYPEMFGRQWHLRQLKQLQVQHKWQSPPGAAVKAKRSPLKWPPDDADQMPPLAYAYSLPWKRKSQPQPPRYRPSISAAMTNLGGFFNQLEANLRFAEQSQLGESETRMLEGKHPHPLHLPPMPPEAPDENDQQQEQDRKTSKLLHALRSYRPSQKIRSLVSRNPQGYRGSQFIDPSYMWVGLGK; from the exons CTCCACTGCGAAACGCACCCCTCGGCGGAGCACAGGTGGCACTagaaacatcaacaacaactgACCGCGACAGCCAAATTCCGCCGGAGTGGCAGCGGGACTGGGATTTGGGTCCGGACTGGGACCTCAACTGGAACGGGCTCAGGGACTCGATGGCGCCGCCGACGTCACGCGCTTCCGACGACCTTTACCCTGTTGACAGCGGAAGCCCCGAGCCGAAATCAAGTGGCGCGGAAATGGACAACCAATTCGGAGATAACCATTTGGCCCCCTATCCGGAGATGTTCGGGCGCCAGTGGCACCTGCGCCAGCTCAAGCAGCTGCAGGTGCAGCACAAGTGGCAATCTCCGCCAGGTGCGGCAGTCAAGGCCAAGAGGTCGCCGCTGAAGTGGCCACCCGACGACGCGGACCAGATGCCCCCACTCGCCTACGCCTACTCCTTGCCCTGGAAGCGCAAGAGCCAGCCGCAGCCGCCCCGATACAGGCCCTCGATCAGTGCTG CCATGACCAATCTGGGGGGCTTTTTCAACCAGCTGGAGGCGAACCTGCGCTTCGCGGAGCAGTCGCAACTGGGCGAGTCCGAAACGCGAATGCTGGAGGGGAAGCACCCCCATCCGCTGCACTTGCCGCCCATGCCTCCCGAGGCTCCGGATGAGAATGaccagcagcaggagcaggaccGGAAAACATCGAAGCTCCTGCACGCCCTGCGCAGCTACAGACCCTCCCAGAAGATCCGATCACTGGTGTCCCGCAATCCGCAGGGATACCGCGGCTCCCAGTTCATAGACCCCAGCTACATGTGGGTGGGCCTGGGAAAATGA
- the LOC128255739 gene encoding submandibular gland secretory Glx-rich protein CA isoform X1: protein MSHLLMRRRILLMVLLFAAPLRNAPLGGAQVALETSTTTDRDSQIPPEWQRDWDLGPDWDLNWNGLRDSMAPPTSRASDDLYPVDSGSPEPKSSGAEMDNQFGDNHLAPYPEMFGRQWHLRQLKQLQVQHKWQSPPGAAVKAKRSPLKWPPDDADQMPPLAYAYSLPWKRKSQPQPPRYRPSISAGAMTNLGGFFNQLEANLRFAEQSQLGESETRMLEGKHPHPLHLPPMPPEAPDENDQQQEQDRKTSKLLHALRSYRPSQKIRSLVSRNPQGYRGSQFIDPSYMWVGLGK from the exons CTCCACTGCGAAACGCACCCCTCGGCGGAGCACAGGTGGCACTagaaacatcaacaacaactgACCGCGACAGCCAAATTCCGCCGGAGTGGCAGCGGGACTGGGATTTGGGTCCGGACTGGGACCTCAACTGGAACGGGCTCAGGGACTCGATGGCGCCGCCGACGTCACGCGCTTCCGACGACCTTTACCCTGTTGACAGCGGAAGCCCCGAGCCGAAATCAAGTGGCGCGGAAATGGACAACCAATTCGGAGATAACCATTTGGCCCCCTATCCGGAGATGTTCGGGCGCCAGTGGCACCTGCGCCAGCTCAAGCAGCTGCAGGTGCAGCACAAGTGGCAATCTCCGCCAGGTGCGGCAGTCAAGGCCAAGAGGTCGCCGCTGAAGTGGCCACCCGACGACGCGGACCAGATGCCCCCACTCGCCTACGCCTACTCCTTGCCCTGGAAGCGCAAGAGCCAGCCGCAGCCGCCCCGATACAGGCCCTCGATCAGTGCTG GAGCCATGACCAATCTGGGGGGCTTTTTCAACCAGCTGGAGGCGAACCTGCGCTTCGCGGAGCAGTCGCAACTGGGCGAGTCCGAAACGCGAATGCTGGAGGGGAAGCACCCCCATCCGCTGCACTTGCCGCCCATGCCTCCCGAGGCTCCGGATGAGAATGaccagcagcaggagcaggaccGGAAAACATCGAAGCTCCTGCACGCCCTGCGCAGCTACAGACCCTCCCAGAAGATCCGATCACTGGTGTCCCGCAATCCGCAGGGATACCGCGGCTCCCAGTTCATAGACCCCAGCTACATGTGGGTGGGCCTGGGAAAATGA